From one Perca flavescens isolate YP-PL-M2 chromosome 19, PFLA_1.0, whole genome shotgun sequence genomic stretch:
- the leap2 gene encoding liver-expressed antimicrobial peptide 2 yields MQEKGFFTQRKAAVALCIVLLMLAQQVCAGPLVPQVQSSSDRKADSSGQTLRRTARMTPLWRIMNSKPFGAYCQNNYECSTGLCRAGHCSTTHRSLSEPVNY; encoded by the exons ATGCAAGAGAAAGGCTTCTTCACCCAAAGGAAAGCGGCAGTGGCACTGTGCATTGTGCTGCTAATGCTGGCTCAGCAG GTGTGTGCAGGTCCGTTGGTCCCACAGGTCCAGTCCAGCTCTGACCGGAAGGCAGACTCAAGTGGCCAAACTCTGAGGAGGACAGCTCGGATGACCCCGCTGTGGAGGATCATGAATAGTAAACCATTTGGAGCTTACTGCCAGAACAACTATGAATGCTCCACAGGACTCTGCAG GGCGGGACACTGCTCTACCACCCACCGCTCCCTCTCAGAGCCTGTGAACTACTAG